From the genome of Streptomyces sp. NBC_01116, one region includes:
- a CDS encoding N-acetylmuramoyl-L-alanine amidase codes for MRAQRRVWATAAVTTAAVAGVLVFQGVTGASDADRDGRAADAKSAPVEADVHKAALKTSPDGGSATLARRSTEPFSLLGVTWTDPAAKVTGSVEARTRSAATGEWTGWLPLDTEIDGRTETGRSGVRGTTEPRWVGPSDGVEVRVRAGDGARSGLPAGLRLDTVDPGGTSTPLAAEPAAFAIDETPTEEPAPGDEPPVTPPAEDPVQEPTDEPAPTPTTETPAPPSPPPSPSTEPPTPSATATTPTATPTPTLTPGPPSTVPRPPIVSRADWKADESLSTEAPDYLDGVKAVFVHHTAQTNAYSCADSAAIVRGLHTYHVESNGWKDLGYNFIVDKCGTVFEGRKGGVDRPVMGAHTYGFNRDTTGIAVIGMYTETKAATAATTAVARVAAWKLGQYQGDPAGSVQLTAGANGGNFAGQSFVAGRAYPFRQISGHRDGFNTQCPGGSLHAQLPAIRSLAAGPVTGLTIASVTGANASGSTYYTRSKITVGWKATTPSSFVKGYELLVGGKPVATVKGNVTSASATLAAGKHSVQVRATHQSGKTSLSPVATVVADTAPPVFSTKPALALRTGTVSTTAVPLTLKWKATDAASLKEVRLTAPVAKTYGPTTGSASHTAKPAKATAWKMTAYDHAGNTAAASVSGTPVILQESAAEKGGKWTTKSSGSYLGGKSYSSGTKGASLTWTFTGRSAAWVVSRAATSGQAYVYVDGKKAATVDLKSSATKYRQAIWTKSWSTGAKHTVKIVVVGTKGRPALTTDGLVYLK; via the coding sequence GTGAGAGCACAGCGAAGAGTTTGGGCCACGGCCGCCGTCACGACGGCGGCCGTGGCGGGTGTCCTGGTGTTCCAGGGCGTGACCGGCGCCTCCGACGCCGACCGCGACGGGCGGGCGGCGGACGCCAAGTCCGCCCCGGTGGAGGCCGATGTGCACAAGGCCGCGCTGAAGACCTCGCCGGACGGCGGCTCCGCGACGCTCGCGCGTCGCTCCACCGAACCGTTCAGCCTGCTCGGCGTCACCTGGACCGATCCCGCCGCCAAGGTCACGGGGAGCGTCGAGGCCCGTACCCGCTCCGCCGCCACCGGCGAATGGACCGGCTGGCTGCCCCTGGACACCGAGATCGACGGGCGCACCGAGACCGGCCGGTCCGGCGTCCGCGGCACCACCGAACCCCGCTGGGTCGGCCCCTCCGACGGCGTCGAGGTCCGCGTCCGGGCCGGGGACGGCGCCCGGTCCGGGCTGCCCGCGGGGCTGCGCCTCGACACGGTCGACCCAGGCGGCACCAGCACCCCGCTCGCCGCCGAACCGGCCGCGTTCGCCATCGACGAGACCCCCACCGAGGAACCCGCGCCCGGCGACGAGCCCCCGGTCACCCCGCCCGCGGAGGACCCGGTCCAGGAGCCCACGGACGAGCCGGCGCCCACGCCGACCACCGAGACCCCGGCACCGCCGAGCCCCCCGCCGAGCCCGAGCACCGAGCCCCCGACGCCGTCCGCCACGGCGACGACGCCCACCGCCACACCGACGCCGACGCTCACGCCCGGCCCGCCGTCCACCGTTCCCCGGCCGCCGATCGTCTCCCGGGCGGACTGGAAGGCGGACGAGTCGCTGAGCACCGAGGCGCCCGACTACCTGGACGGGGTCAAGGCCGTCTTCGTCCACCACACGGCGCAGACGAACGCGTACTCCTGCGCCGACTCGGCGGCCATCGTGCGCGGTCTGCACACGTACCACGTGGAGTCGAACGGCTGGAAGGACCTCGGCTACAACTTCATCGTCGACAAGTGCGGCACGGTCTTCGAGGGCCGCAAGGGCGGTGTGGACCGTCCGGTGATGGGCGCACACACCTACGGCTTCAACCGGGACACCACCGGAATCGCCGTGATCGGCATGTACACCGAAACCAAGGCCGCGACCGCGGCGACCACCGCGGTCGCCCGGGTCGCCGCGTGGAAGCTCGGCCAGTACCAGGGCGACCCGGCCGGTTCCGTCCAGCTCACCGCCGGGGCGAACGGCGGCAACTTCGCCGGCCAGTCGTTCGTCGCGGGCAGGGCCTACCCCTTCCGGCAGATCTCCGGACACCGGGACGGGTTCAACACCCAGTGCCCCGGCGGCAGTCTCCACGCCCAGCTCCCGGCCATCCGCTCGCTGGCCGCCGGGCCCGTCACCGGTCTCACCATCGCCTCGGTGACCGGGGCGAACGCCTCCGGCTCCACGTACTACACCCGGTCGAAGATCACCGTCGGCTGGAAGGCGACCACCCCCTCCTCCTTCGTCAAGGGCTATGAACTGCTCGTCGGCGGGAAGCCGGTGGCCACGGTCAAGGGCAATGTCACCTCGGCCTCGGCCACCCTCGCCGCGGGCAAGCACTCCGTGCAGGTCCGGGCCACCCACCAGTCGGGGAAGACCTCCCTGTCCCCGGTCGCGACCGTGGTCGCCGACACCGCGCCGCCGGTCTTCTCCACCAAGCCGGCCCTCGCCCTGCGCACCGGCACGGTGAGCACCACCGCCGTCCCGCTCACCCTGAAGTGGAAGGCCACCGACGCCGCCTCCCTCAAGGAGGTCCGGCTGACCGCCCCCGTCGCGAAGACCTACGGCCCGACCACGGGCAGCGCCTCGCACACCGCGAAGCCCGCCAAGGCCACCGCCTGGAAGATGACGGCGTACGACCACGCGGGCAACACGGCCGCCGCCTCGGTCTCCGGCACCCCGGTGATCCTCCAGGAGTCCGCCGCCGAGAAGGGCGGGAAGTGGACCACGAAGTCCTCCGGCAGCTACCTGGGCGGCAAGTCGTACTCCAGCGGCACCAAGGGCGCCAGCCTGACCTGGACGTTCACCGGCCGGTCAGCCGCCTGGGTGGTGTCACGGGCCGCCACTTCGGGGCAGGCATACGTCTATGTCGACGGGAAGAAGGCCGCCACGGTGGACCTGAAGTCCTCGGCCACGAAGTACCGGCAGGCGATCTGGACGAAGTCCTGGTCCACCGGCGCCAAGCACACCGTCAAGATCGTGGTCGTCGGCACGAAGGGCCGGCCGGCCCTGACCACGGACGGGCTGGTCTACCTGAAGTAG
- a CDS encoding terpene synthase family protein: MPFQSAGCHPGLAETRGAAWEWAASEGLDLSAPARKKMIRTRPELWISLIFPQATQKHLDLFCQWLFWAFLVDDEFDDGPAGRNPLMCETAITRLVDVLDGATPSGPMERALAGLRDRTCRGRSPQWNRQFRRDTAAWLWTYYAEAVERAAGQVPSRAEFAKHRRDSVAMQPFLCLHEITAGIDLPDSARSLPAYIALRNAVTDHSGLCNDICSFEKEAALGYEHNAVRLIQRDRGCTLQEAVDEAGIQLARIAERVQRAERELIEEIEAAGIGGPTRAALERCVQDYRGLVRGDFDYHARAERYTRPDLVERDERDALSQHFAA, from the coding sequence ATGCCGTTCCAGAGTGCCGGATGTCATCCAGGCCTGGCGGAAACCCGTGGGGCAGCCTGGGAATGGGCCGCGTCCGAAGGGCTCGACCTGTCCGCGCCGGCCCGGAAGAAGATGATCCGGACCCGCCCGGAACTATGGATTTCCCTCATCTTCCCGCAGGCCACACAGAAGCATCTCGACCTCTTCTGTCAATGGCTCTTCTGGGCCTTCCTGGTGGACGACGAGTTCGACGACGGCCCGGCCGGACGCAATCCGCTGATGTGCGAGACGGCGATCACCCGCCTGGTGGACGTCCTCGACGGGGCCACGCCGAGCGGCCCGATGGAGCGGGCCCTCGCCGGACTGCGGGACCGCACCTGCCGCGGCCGGTCGCCGCAGTGGAACCGGCAGTTCCGCCGGGATACGGCAGCCTGGCTGTGGACGTACTACGCCGAGGCCGTCGAGCGTGCCGCCGGGCAGGTGCCGAGCCGGGCCGAATTCGCCAAGCACCGGCGGGATTCGGTCGCCATGCAGCCCTTTCTCTGTCTGCACGAGATCACCGCCGGAATCGACCTCCCGGATTCCGCCCGGAGCCTGCCCGCGTATATCGCCCTGCGGAACGCGGTCACCGATCATTCCGGGCTCTGCAACGACATCTGTTCCTTCGAGAAGGAAGCAGCTCTCGGGTACGAGCACAACGCCGTACGGCTGATTCAGCGCGACCGGGGCTGCACCCTCCAGGAAGCGGTCGACGAGGCCGGTATCCAACTGGCCCGGATTGCCGAGCGGGTACAGCGGGCGGAAAGGGAACTGATCGAGGAAATCGAGGCTGCGGGCATCGGCGGCCCGACCCGGGCGGCCCTGGAACGCTGTGTCCAGGACTACCGGGGACTCGTCCGGGGCGACTTCGACTACCACGCGCGCGCCGAGCGCTACACCCGCCCGGATCTGGTGGAACGGGACGAGCGGGACGCGCTGTCCCAGCACTTCGCCGCCTGA
- a CDS encoding zinc ribbon domain-containing protein has translation MRPAKPVARRPVVRPVAADEAPDGPPCPACGTPNLAGRQFCRRCAAPLRTREQPAALPWWRTVWPFRRRVRGGSGRALRRTLLVLVVAGLLLAGFLFFPLGRYVFEDVRDKLGGTAEISPTGVDASASAPGHPASAAIDSLTNRYWGAPELGASLTSSFRTPFRLVGVVVYTGVSKEPQEFRRGARPTRAELIVTTKDDKVHTKTVTFNDKPGKQETRLGISDVVSVRLVLREATGQGEGRPIAVGEIEFFKRT, from the coding sequence GTGCGGCCGGCCAAGCCCGTGGCCCGGCGGCCCGTGGTGCGGCCGGTGGCGGCGGACGAGGCCCCGGACGGCCCGCCCTGCCCGGCCTGCGGCACGCCGAATCTCGCGGGGCGTCAGTTCTGCCGGCGGTGCGCCGCTCCGCTCCGGACCCGGGAGCAGCCCGCCGCCCTGCCGTGGTGGCGCACCGTGTGGCCGTTCCGCCGCCGGGTGCGCGGCGGTTCGGGCCGGGCGCTGCGCCGGACGCTGCTGGTCCTGGTCGTGGCCGGACTGCTGCTCGCGGGCTTCCTGTTCTTCCCGCTCGGCCGCTACGTCTTCGAGGACGTCCGGGACAAGCTCGGCGGCACGGCGGAGATCAGCCCCACCGGGGTGGACGCCAGTGCCTCGGCGCCCGGTCACCCGGCGAGTGCGGCGATCGACAGCCTGACGAACAGGTACTGGGGCGCCCCCGAGCTCGGCGCGTCGCTGACCTCCTCCTTCCGGACGCCGTTCCGGCTGGTCGGCGTCGTGGTCTACACGGGTGTGTCGAAGGAGCCGCAGGAGTTCCGGAGGGGTGCGCGGCCGACCCGGGCGGAGCTGATCGTCACCACGAAGGACGACAAGGTGCACACGAAGACGGTGACCTTCAACGACAAGCCCGGCAAGCAGGAGACACGGCTGGGCATCAGCGACGTCGTCTCCGTCCGGCTGGTGCTGCGGGAGGCGACCGGCCAGGGCGAGGGCCGGCCGATCGCGGTCGGCGAGATCGAGTTCTTCAAGCGCACCTGA
- a CDS encoding phage tail protein I, translating to MTRAAVPGLPSRYPIGELLPALYADDDLAQRFTAGLDTVLAPVLSTLDNLPAYFDPSLAPADFLPWLASWVGVGTDPAWPVELRRAVVARAVELHRWRGTRRGLVERLRLCCGVHADVRDGGGATWSAEPGAALPPPPTGELLVRVWPVREGVTVDARRVLDVATASCPVHLTCRVEVLPGPPGEPEQTGS from the coding sequence ATGACGCGGGCCGCGGTCCCCGGGCTGCCCAGCCGGTACCCGATCGGCGAACTGCTGCCCGCCCTGTACGCGGACGACGACCTGGCCCAGCGGTTCACGGCGGGCCTGGACACGGTGCTGGCCCCGGTCCTGTCCACCCTGGACAACCTGCCCGCCTACTTCGACCCGTCACTGGCCCCGGCCGACTTCCTGCCCTGGCTGGCGTCCTGGGTGGGCGTCGGGACCGATCCGGCGTGGCCGGTCGAGCTGCGCCGGGCGGTCGTCGCGCGCGCCGTCGAGCTGCACCGGTGGCGCGGCACGCGGCGGGGCCTCGTCGAGCGGCTGCGGCTCTGCTGCGGTGTGCACGCGGACGTCCGGGACGGCGGGGGCGCCACCTGGTCGGCCGAGCCGGGCGCGGCTCTCCCGCCGCCGCCGACCGGTGAACTGCTCGTCCGGGTCTGGCCGGTGCGCGAGGGCGTCACGGTGGACGCCCGCCGCGTCCTGGACGTCGCCACCGCCTCGTGCCCCGTCCACCTCACCTGCCGGGTGGAGGTCCTGCCGGGCCCGCCCGGAGAGCCCGAACAGACAGGAAGCTGA
- a CDS encoding putative baseplate assembly protein, with amino-acid sequence MALPSPNLDDRRFQQLVDEAKRYVQQRSPEWTDHNVSDPGVTLIETFAYLVDQLLYRLNRVPDKNYAAFLDLLGVTLFPPAVARAEIDFWLSAPQPETVHLLAGTEVATARGEAEEPVVFSTSDDLPIVPSSLVRLVTAPVSGEQTDRTGPLGAGKDIPCFQARPEPGDALLFGLPTAVPRCIVAVRLDSRVEGVGVDPRQPPLVWEAWDGARWVTCVTGTDSTGGLNRPGEVVVFVPAGHTASVVAGTRAGWLRCRVTAPEPGQPFYSESPTIREAEVFTVGGTAPAEHAETVLDVPLGVSEGVAGQRFSVSRAPLLLDGEPPVVQVSTDEGWQVWTPVEHFGASGPGDRHVRIDAVAGEFAFPPEVREPDGTMRAYGAVPEKGAQLRVPRYRTGGGAAGNVARGAIAVLRSSVPYVAGVNNREAATGGVDGETVENAKVRAPNILRVQERAVTAEDYEVIAREAAPSLRRVRCLPAVAGEAGAVRVLVVPDATADEDGRLRFEQLIPSDPVLAAVTERLDERRLVGTRLVVEPPAYQGVTVVARLVAAPGDVDRVRAEALEALFRHIDPLRGGADGQGWPFGRPVQYGEVFAVLQSVEGAGLVEDVRLFPADPITGRRGAAVDRVDVAPGALVFSHQHQVVVTANGAGESA; translated from the coding sequence ATGGCCCTGCCTTCGCCCAACCTGGACGACCGGCGCTTCCAGCAGCTCGTCGACGAGGCCAAGCGGTACGTCCAGCAGCGCTCCCCCGAGTGGACCGACCACAACGTGTCGGACCCCGGGGTCACGCTGATCGAGACGTTCGCGTACCTCGTCGACCAGTTGCTGTACCGGCTGAACCGCGTGCCGGACAAGAACTACGCGGCCTTCCTCGACCTGCTGGGCGTGACCCTGTTCCCGCCGGCCGTGGCGCGGGCCGAGATCGACTTCTGGCTGTCCGCGCCGCAGCCGGAGACCGTGCACCTCCTGGCCGGTACGGAGGTGGCGACCGCGCGCGGGGAGGCCGAGGAGCCGGTGGTGTTCTCCACCTCCGACGACCTGCCGATCGTGCCGAGTTCGCTGGTCCGGCTGGTCACCGCCCCGGTGTCGGGCGAGCAGACGGACCGGACGGGACCGCTCGGGGCGGGCAAGGACATCCCGTGCTTCCAGGCCCGCCCGGAGCCCGGTGACGCCCTGCTGTTCGGGCTGCCGACGGCCGTGCCCCGGTGCATCGTCGCCGTCCGCCTCGACAGCCGGGTGGAGGGCGTGGGCGTCGACCCGCGTCAGCCGCCGCTGGTGTGGGAGGCGTGGGACGGGGCCCGCTGGGTGACGTGCGTGACCGGCACCGACAGCACCGGCGGGCTGAACAGGCCGGGCGAGGTCGTCGTGTTCGTCCCGGCCGGGCACACCGCCTCCGTCGTGGCGGGGACCCGGGCGGGGTGGCTGCGCTGCCGGGTGACCGCCCCGGAGCCGGGCCAGCCGTTCTACTCGGAGTCGCCGACGATCCGGGAGGCCGAGGTGTTCACGGTCGGCGGCACGGCGCCGGCCGAGCACGCGGAGACCGTCCTCGACGTGCCCCTCGGGGTGTCCGAGGGCGTCGCCGGGCAGCGGTTCTCGGTGAGCCGGGCGCCGCTGCTGCTGGACGGGGAGCCGCCGGTCGTCCAGGTGTCGACGGACGAGGGCTGGCAGGTGTGGACCCCGGTCGAGCACTTCGGCGCGTCCGGCCCCGGTGACCGGCACGTGCGGATCGACGCCGTCGCCGGGGAGTTCGCGTTCCCGCCGGAGGTGCGGGAGCCGGACGGCACGATGCGCGCGTACGGCGCGGTGCCGGAGAAGGGCGCCCAGCTGCGCGTTCCGCGCTACCGGACCGGCGGCGGCGCGGCGGGCAACGTCGCCCGGGGCGCGATCGCCGTCCTGCGCAGTTCGGTGCCGTACGTCGCGGGCGTGAACAACCGCGAGGCGGCGACCGGCGGCGTCGACGGGGAGACCGTGGAGAACGCGAAGGTCCGCGCGCCCAACATCCTGCGGGTGCAGGAGCGGGCGGTGACGGCCGAGGACTACGAGGTCATCGCCCGGGAGGCCGCGCCGTCGCTGCGCCGGGTGCGGTGCCTGCCGGCCGTGGCGGGCGAGGCCGGTGCGGTACGGGTGCTGGTGGTGCCCGACGCGACCGCCGACGAGGACGGCCGGCTGCGGTTCGAGCAGCTGATCCCGTCGGACCCGGTGCTCGCGGCGGTCACCGAGCGGCTCGACGAGCGGCGGCTGGTCGGCACCCGGCTGGTCGTGGAACCGCCCGCCTACCAGGGCGTCACCGTCGTCGCCCGGCTGGTGGCCGCGCCCGGCGATGTGGACCGGGTCCGGGCCGAGGCGCTGGAGGCGCTGTTCCGGCACATCGATCCGTTGCGGGGCGGGGCGGACGGCCAGGGGTGGCCGTTCGGCAGGCCGGTGCAGTACGGGGAGGTCTTCGCCGTGCTCCAGAGCGTGGAGGGCGCCGGTCTGGTGGAGGACGTCCGGCTGTTCCCGGCGGACCCGATCACCGGGCGGCGCGGGGCGGCGGTGGACCGGGTCGACGTGGCGCCGGGGGCGTTGGTCTTCTCGCACCAGCACCAGGTGGTGGTCACCGCGAACGGGGCCGGTGAGAGCGCATGA
- a CDS encoding GPW/gp25 family protein, which yields MSGGGFIGRGWGFPLRVGPTGGIALVERDREIEEAIGLILGTAPGERPMRPEFGCGIHDYVFAPGDGATAGRIAQEVRTSLERWEPRIEVTDVVIAFDAIEEGTLYIDVHYTVRATNDLRNLVFPFYTIPSSEGSSEGPSQAAREAGVL from the coding sequence GTGAGCGGCGGCGGATTCATCGGGCGCGGCTGGGGCTTCCCGCTGCGGGTCGGGCCGACGGGCGGGATCGCGCTGGTCGAGCGGGACCGGGAGATCGAGGAGGCGATCGGGCTGATCCTCGGCACCGCGCCGGGCGAGCGGCCGATGCGCCCGGAGTTCGGCTGCGGCATCCACGACTACGTCTTCGCGCCCGGCGACGGGGCGACGGCCGGGCGGATCGCGCAGGAGGTCCGCACCTCGCTGGAGCGGTGGGAGCCGCGCATCGAGGTGACGGACGTGGTGATCGCGTTCGACGCCATCGAGGAGGGCACGCTCTACATCGACGTGCACTACACCGTGCGGGCCACCAACGACCTGCGCAACCTCGTCTTTCCCTTCTACACGATCCCGTCGTCGGAGGGCTCTTCCGAGGGCCCGTCCCAGGCCGCTCGGGAAGCGGGAGTGCTCTGA
- a CDS encoding PAAR domain-containing protein, producing the protein MPPAARTGDSTAHGGLIGTPPPGAVAVATVLIGGRPAAVTGSLHVCVVPPHAALGPGNVIMPNPAGALTGQVLIGGLPAARMRDNTSCGAPIISGALNVLIGGPM; encoded by the coding sequence ATGCCCCCCGCAGCCCGCACGGGCGACAGCACCGCCCACGGCGGTCTCATCGGCACCCCGCCCCCGGGTGCGGTGGCCGTGGCCACCGTGCTCATCGGCGGCCGGCCCGCGGCCGTCACCGGGAGCCTCCACGTGTGCGTCGTCCCTCCGCACGCCGCGCTCGGGCCGGGCAACGTGATCATGCCCAACCCGGCCGGGGCGCTCACCGGCCAGGTGCTGATCGGCGGGCTGCCCGCCGCCCGGATGCGGGACAACACCAGCTGCGGCGCGCCCATCATCAGCGGTGCGCTGAACGTCCTGATCGGAGGCCCGATGTGA
- a CDS encoding VgrG-related protein — protein MSGKEAPGRSFAADPVVEAPAALPAAWATQLVSCVVDENVGLPDTAVLMYRDPDHTFLTATGIGMGTPLKISVVTARDRAPERLFTGEVTAVELDTDTTGSFTVVRAFSKAHRLQRGRKVMAYRNMKTADIVRKVAAGAGLAVGRVEAAPVTYKQVTQPNVSDWEFLQHLAAESGATVRVDDKGRLQFTRPDPASSAPSPSTSAANDPMVLEYGNNLLALRAVLTGADGADSVEVRGWNVDTKTRLVARQQSVRSDTVAPGMSPSTAAKMFGSGSRTTIADTPYRTQAETRAVAGALAASVSAGFGEIEAVAYGNPQLRAGMPVALGNVGPAFSGRYTATAAHHVLEPDTGYRTTVIVSASPDRSLSGLASGGNAPSRGPRMPGLAIGVVTDIREEGRGQRGWVRLKFPWLDDTYVTDWVRTVQWGGQGGGGVFSPEVNDEVLVGFEQGLLDSPYVLGGLYNGVDKPSPHDVPLVDPTSGKVNRRSLVSRSGNRLELLDAPRGPSGVRIASGDKRLDVMLDEKKGEITLSVKARGGTRELSSVTLSASGITLDAGATGDVNITGRSVTVNGRTGVTVDGGLLAVLKAKLIRIN, from the coding sequence ATGAGCGGCAAGGAAGCCCCCGGCCGTTCCTTCGCCGCCGACCCCGTCGTCGAGGCGCCCGCCGCGCTGCCCGCCGCCTGGGCCACCCAGCTGGTGAGCTGTGTGGTCGACGAGAACGTGGGTCTGCCGGACACCGCCGTCCTGATGTACCGGGACCCCGACCACACCTTCCTCACCGCTACCGGCATCGGCATGGGCACCCCCCTGAAGATCTCGGTCGTCACCGCGCGGGACCGGGCGCCCGAGCGGCTGTTCACCGGGGAGGTCACGGCGGTCGAGCTGGACACCGACACCACCGGATCGTTCACCGTCGTGCGGGCGTTCTCCAAGGCGCACCGGCTCCAGCGCGGCCGGAAGGTCATGGCGTACCGGAACATGAAGACGGCGGACATCGTCCGCAAGGTCGCCGCCGGCGCGGGTCTGGCCGTCGGGCGGGTCGAGGCCGCGCCGGTCACGTACAAGCAGGTGACCCAGCCGAACGTGTCGGACTGGGAGTTCCTCCAGCACCTCGCGGCCGAGAGCGGGGCCACCGTGCGGGTGGACGACAAGGGCCGGCTCCAGTTCACCAGGCCGGACCCCGCCTCCTCGGCCCCCTCGCCCTCGACCTCCGCCGCGAACGACCCGATGGTCCTGGAGTACGGGAACAACCTGCTGGCCCTGCGCGCCGTGCTGACCGGGGCGGACGGGGCGGACAGCGTCGAGGTGCGCGGCTGGAACGTCGACACCAAGACCCGGCTGGTGGCCCGGCAGCAGTCCGTCCGCAGCGACACCGTCGCCCCGGGGATGAGCCCGTCGACGGCGGCAAAGATGTTCGGCTCGGGCTCCCGGACGACGATCGCCGACACCCCGTACCGCACCCAGGCGGAGACCCGCGCCGTGGCCGGTGCGCTGGCCGCGTCGGTCAGCGCCGGCTTCGGGGAGATCGAAGCCGTCGCGTACGGGAACCCGCAGCTGCGGGCCGGTATGCCGGTGGCCCTCGGCAACGTGGGGCCCGCGTTCTCCGGCCGCTACACGGCGACCGCCGCGCACCACGTCCTCGAACCGGACACCGGCTACCGCACGACGGTGATCGTCAGCGCCTCGCCGGACCGCTCGCTCTCCGGCCTGGCCTCCGGCGGCAACGCCCCGTCGCGCGGCCCGCGCATGCCGGGCCTGGCGATCGGGGTGGTCACCGACATCCGCGAGGAGGGCAGGGGCCAACGCGGCTGGGTGCGGCTGAAGTTCCCGTGGCTCGACGACACGTACGTCACCGACTGGGTCCGCACCGTGCAGTGGGGCGGCCAGGGCGGCGGCGGGGTGTTCAGCCCCGAGGTCAACGACGAGGTGCTGGTCGGGTTCGAGCAGGGGCTGCTGGACAGCCCGTATGTGCTCGGCGGTCTCTACAACGGGGTGGACAAGCCCTCGCCGCACGACGTCCCGCTGGTCGACCCGACGAGCGGAAAGGTCAACCGCCGTTCCCTGGTGTCCCGTTCGGGCAACCGGCTGGAGCTGCTCGACGCCCCGCGCGGCCCGTCCGGGGTGCGCATCGCCAGCGGTGACAAGCGGCTCGACGTGATGCTCGACGAGAAGAAGGGCGAGATCACGCTGTCGGTGAAGGCCCGCGGCGGCACCCGGGAACTCAGCTCGGTGACGCTGTCCGCTTCGGGCATCACGCTCGACGCGGGGGCCACGGGCGACGTGAACATCACGGGGCGCTCGGTGACCGTCAACGGCAGGACGGGGGTCACGGTCGACGGCGGACTGCTCGCGGTCCTCAAGGCCAAGCTCATCAGGATCAACTGA
- a CDS encoding LysM peptidoglycan-binding domain-containing protein: protein MSPALRASRARAQLTIMEPPSTVGAKPGGALARLTLQFNPSKLSLSKTTEWRRTPSRMAGQSALPEFVGSGPRALSLEVFLDATATHDNSVEKAVEQLMTACVPTPRSLARKTPASPWVRFDWGTSKTTSFDGVLSNLSVSYTLFDVDGKPLRATCSLSIEEASIGPAGQNPTSGSKEARRTHRVVAGDSLPLLAWREYGDATAWRTIAHANDIDDPMQLTPGRELLVPGRADHLTEESR from the coding sequence ATGTCACCCGCTCTCCGCGCGAGCCGCGCTCGCGCCCAGCTGACCATCATGGAACCGCCGTCGACCGTCGGCGCCAAGCCCGGCGGGGCGCTCGCCCGTCTCACGTTGCAGTTCAACCCGTCGAAGCTGTCGCTGAGCAAGACCACCGAGTGGCGGCGCACTCCGTCCCGGATGGCCGGGCAGTCCGCGCTGCCCGAGTTCGTCGGCAGCGGGCCGCGGGCCCTGTCGCTGGAGGTCTTCCTGGACGCCACCGCCACGCACGACAACTCCGTGGAGAAGGCGGTGGAGCAGTTGATGACCGCGTGTGTCCCCACCCCCAGGAGTCTGGCCCGCAAGACGCCCGCCAGCCCCTGGGTGCGCTTCGACTGGGGGACGTCCAAGACGACCTCGTTCGACGGGGTGCTCTCCAACCTCTCGGTCTCCTACACCCTGTTCGACGTCGACGGGAAGCCGCTGCGCGCCACCTGCTCCCTGTCGATCGAGGAGGCGAGCATCGGCCCGGCCGGCCAGAACCCCACCTCGGGTTCGAAGGAGGCACGGCGCACGCACCGGGTCGTGGCCGGGGACAGCCTGCCGCTGCTGGCCTGGCGGGAGTACGGCGACGCCACCGCCTGGCGGACCATCGCGCACGCCAACGACATCGACGACCCCATGCAGTTGACGCCCGGCCGGGAGCTGCTGGTGCCCGGCCGTGCGGACCACCTGACGGAGGAGAGCCGATGA
- a CDS encoding phage tail protein, whose amino-acid sequence MTDNIFATSVFFKLAIGGSDLGAFHTCSGLGAEVEMETYAEGGNNGFTWQLPGRITWTNITLTRPVTTDTLKIARWLNETIQRVEPKDGEIVALRPDLSRIISWQVHGIVPVRWQGPSFDPANSQAAIETLEIAHGGLEPS is encoded by the coding sequence ATGACGGACAACATCTTCGCGACGAGCGTGTTCTTCAAGCTCGCGATCGGCGGCAGCGACCTGGGCGCGTTCCACACCTGCTCCGGCCTGGGCGCCGAGGTGGAGATGGAGACGTACGCCGAGGGCGGCAACAACGGTTTCACCTGGCAGCTGCCGGGGCGGATCACCTGGACGAACATCACGCTGACCCGCCCGGTGACCACCGACACCCTCAAGATCGCGCGCTGGCTGAACGAGACGATCCAGCGGGTCGAGCCCAAGGACGGCGAGATCGTGGCGCTGCGCCCCGACCTCAGCCGGATCATCAGCTGGCAGGTGCACGGCATCGTGCCGGTGCGCTGGCAGGGGCCCTCCTTCGATCCGGCCAACTCCCAGGCGGCGATCGAGACGCTGGAGATCGCGCACGGGGGCCTGGAGCCCTCCTGA
- a CDS encoding DUF6760 family protein has protein sequence MTYALPRLREEIAYVAYHFHWQREDILDLTHGERQQWVREIARINTRVNEGG, from the coding sequence GTGACGTACGCGCTTCCCCGGCTGCGGGAGGAGATCGCGTACGTCGCCTACCACTTCCATTGGCAGCGTGAGGACATTCTCGACCTCACCCACGGCGAGCGTCAGCAGTGGGTGCGGGAGATAGCGCGGATCAACACCCGCGTCAACGAAGGCGGGTGA